The proteins below come from a single Cannabis sativa cultivar Pink pepper isolate KNU-18-1 chromosome 3, ASM2916894v1, whole genome shotgun sequence genomic window:
- the LOC115709731 gene encoding protein TAPETUM DETERMINANT 1 isoform X1, producing MEMISTQSSSKKKVAASVAALFTVLLLFTFRPVLGNEHERSSINGEGENILLMSRGTTEIHRKLLGGKESGRIELDRIRGGDNCSNSDIIVSQSPTSSMPHGIPTFSVEILNNCFTGCNISGIHLKCGWFSSVNLINPKIFKRLKFDDCLVNDGKPLLNGSLINFKYSTTRLFPLSVSSVICG from the exons atggagaTGATTTCAACACAGTCGTCATCGAAGAAGAAGGTAGCCGCGTCGGTAGCCGCACTCTTCACCGTATTACTACTCTTCACATTTCGACCTG ttttggGTAACGAACACGAACGAAGCTCCATTAATGGTGAAGGAGAGAACATCCTGCTCATGAGTCGAGGTACAACTGAAATTCACCGCAAGCTCCTTGGTG GAAAAGAATCTGGAAGAATAGAATTGGACCGAATTAGAGGTGGTGATAACTGTTCGAACTCTGATATAATAGTGAGCCAAAGTCCCACGTCCTCTATGCCACATGGTATACCAACCTTCTCAGTTGAAATTCTAAATAACTGTTTTACTGGCTGTAACATCTCAGGCATTCACCTCAAATGTGGCTGGTTTAGCTCGGTAAATCTCATCAACCCCAAAATCTTCAAACGTCTTAAATTTGATGATTGTCTCGTTAATGATGGGAAACCTTTGCTCAATGGTTCTCTTATCAATTTCAAGTATTCCACTACTAGGCTTTTTCCTTTATCGGTTTCTTCTGTTATTTGCGGTTGA
- the LOC115709731 gene encoding uncharacterized protein LOC115709731 isoform X2, whose product MEMISTQSSSKKKVAASVAALFTVLLLFTFRPVLGNEHERSSINGEGENILLMSRGTTEIHRKLLGGKESGRIELDRIRGGDNCSNSDIIAFTSNVAGLAR is encoded by the exons atggagaTGATTTCAACACAGTCGTCATCGAAGAAGAAGGTAGCCGCGTCGGTAGCCGCACTCTTCACCGTATTACTACTCTTCACATTTCGACCTG ttttggGTAACGAACACGAACGAAGCTCCATTAATGGTGAAGGAGAGAACATCCTGCTCATGAGTCGAGGTACAACTGAAATTCACCGCAAGCTCCTTGGTG GAAAAGAATCTGGAAGAATAGAATTGGACCGAATTAGAGGTGGTGATAACTGTTCGAACTCTGATATAATA GCATTCACCTCAAATGTGGCTGGTTTAGCTCGGTAA